The following nucleotide sequence is from Acidovorax radicis.
TGGACCTGGGGTATGTGGCCTTTTACGCCGTGGGGGCCTATTTGTTTGGGTTGATGGCATCGCCGCACCTGGCGGAGAACTTCGCCGCCTTTGCGGCCATGTTCCCGAATGGGTTGCACACATCCCTGTGGCTGGTGATCCCGGTCGCGGCGCTTTTGGCGGCGTTCTTCGGGGCCATGCTGGGGGCACCCACGCTCAAGTTGCGGGGTGACTACCTTGCCATCGTGACGCTGGGTTTTGGCGAAATCATCCGCATTTTCCTGAACAATCTCGACCAACCCGTCAACCTGACCAACGGTCCCAAAGGCGTGGGCCAGATCGACTCGGTCAAGATTTTTGGCCTGGATCTGGGCAAGCGGTTGGAGCTGTTCGGCTTCGACATCAACTCGGTCACGCTGTATTACTACCTGTTCCTGGTGCTGGTGGTGATCTCGATCATCATCTGCTACCGGCTGCAGGATTCGCGTGTGGGCCGCGCCTGGATGGCCATCCGTGAAGATGAAATCGCCGCCAAGGCCATGGGCATCAACACCCGCAACCTGAAGCTGATGGCATTTGCCATGGGCGCCTCGTTCGGTGGCGTGTCGGGTGCGATGTTTGGTGCGTTCCAGGGGTTTGTATCGCCCGAATCGTTCAGCCTGATGGAGTCGGTCATGATCGTCGCCATGGTGGTGTTGGGCGGTATCGGCCATATCCCCGGCGTCATTCTGGGTGCGGTGCTGCTGTCCGCATTGCCCGAGGTGCTGCGCTATGTGGCCGGCCCGCTGCAGGCCATGACGGACGGCCGTCTGGACTCGGCCATCTTGCGCCAGCTGCTGATTGCGCTGGCCATGATCATCGTCATGCTGTTGCGTCCCCGTGGTTTGTGGCCTGCGCCCGACCATGGCAAGAGCCTCACGCAGAAGATCTGAACACACCGCAGAAAGTTTGAACATGGCAGAAAAATCTAACGATGTGGTGCTCAAGGTTGCCGGTATATCCAAGCGCTTCGGCGGCCTGCAGGCCCTCTCGGATGTGGGCATCACCATTGAACGCGGCCAGGTCTATGGCCTGATTGGCCCCAACGGCGCGGGCAAGACCACGTTTTTCAACGTGATCACCGGCCTCTACACGCCCGATAGCGGTACCTTCGAGCTCTCTGGCAAACCCTACAAACCCACGGCCGTGCATGAGGTCGCCAAGGCGGGTATTGCCCGCACGTTCCAGAACATCCGCCTGTTTTCGGACATGACGGCGCTGGAGAACGTGATGGTGGGTCGCCACATCCGCACCAAATCGGGGCTGCTGGGGGCGGTGCTGCGCACCAAGGGCTTCAAGGCCGAAGAGGCCGCCATTGCCAAGCGCGCGCAGGAGCTGCTCGACTACGTAGGCATTGGCAAGTTTGCCGACTACAAGGCGCGCACCCTGAGCTACGGCGATCAGCGCCGGCTGGAGATTGCCCGTGCCCTGGCGACGGACCCTCAACTGATCGCCCTGGACGAGCCCGCCGCGGGCATGAACGCCACCGAGAAGGTGCAGCTGCGCGAACTGATCGACCGCATTCGCAACGACAACCGCACCATCCTGCTCATCGAGCATGACGTGAAGCTGGTGATGGGCCTGTGCGATCGGGTCACCGTGCTCGACTATGGCAAGCAGATCGCCGAAGGCACGCCTGCCACCGTGCAGAAGAACGAAAAAGTGATTGAGGCCTATCTGGGCACCGGAGGACATTGAGAATGGCCGAAAAATCCAACAAGGTACTGCTGCAGGTCAAAGGCCTGAAAGTGGCCTACGGCGGTATCCAGGCCGTCAAGGGCGTCGACTTCGAGGTGCGCGAGGGCGAACTCGTGTCGCTGATCGGCTCCAATGGCGCCGGCAAGACCACCACCATGAAGGCCATCACCGGCACGTTGCCCCTGAACGACGGTGATATCCAGTACCTGGGCGAGAGCATCAGAGGCCAGGGTGCCTGGGACTTGGTCAAAAAAGGCCTGGTGATGGTGCCCGAGGGCCGTGGCGTGTTTGCGCGCATGACCATCACCGAGAACCTGCAGATGGGCGCCTACACACGCCGCGACAAGGCCGGCATCCTGGCTGATATCGAGCGAATGTTCACCATCTTTCCACGCCTGCGCGAACGCAAGGACCAGCTGGCCGGCACCATGTCGGGTGGCGAGCAGCAGATGCTGGCCATGGGCCGCGCACTGATGAGCCAGCCCAAGGTGCTGCTGCTGGACGAGCCCTCCATGGGCCTGTCGCCGATCATGGTGGACAAGATCTTCGAAGTGGTGCGCGACGTGTATGCGCTGGGCGTCACCATTTTGCTGGTCGAGCAGAACGCCAGCCGTGCATTGGCCATTGCCGACCGCGGCTACGTGATGGAGTCCGGCCTCATCACCATGAGTGGTCCTGGTCAGGACTTGTTGAGCGACCCCAAGGTGCGTGCCGCTTATTTGGGCGAATAACGGACAACGACGCCCGGCGAGCCTGGGCGAGGGGTCCGATCCAAAGCACCTCCTGCGGGAGGTGCTTTTTTTTGTGCCGAACGTCGGCCTCATTGCTTGCAATGGTTGAAACCAAAGATGCTATTTTTTTGATAGCTGTTAGAGTATGTGCAATAAGCGCAAAGCGGCGATTTTGTTCATAATTGCATCCTCATTTTCTCTGGTCGGCAGCCGCTGACGTTTGTCCATGAATGCTCTTCAATCCCTGCCGGTTTCCTTGCAGACGGTGTTGCTGCTGATTGCCAGCAACGTTTTCATGACGTTCGCCTGGTATGGGCACCTCAAAAATCTGGCCGCGTCGCCGTGGTATGTCGCGGCACTGGCGAGCTGGGGCATCGCGCTTTTTGAATATCTGCTGCAAGTGCCTGGGAACCGCATCGGTTTCACCCAATTCAACGTAGGCCAGCTCAAGATCATGCAGGAGGTGATCACGCTCAGCGTGTTTGTGCCTTTTGCCGTTTTCTATATGGACCAGCCTCTCAAATGGGACTACCTATGGGCCGGTTTGTGCATGGTGGGCGCTGTGTATTTCATTTTTCGGGGGGCGTGAGAATCGATGGTTGCACGCGCTTGAACGGGTGGCCGGTGTTCTCATGGACCGATGTGCATGCGGGCGCCTCTTGCGCCGGGACTGACGGTTAAACTCCGCGGGTCTTTAAAAGTCATGCTGTTGTCATGATTTGGCCTCTTCCAAAAAACGATCCCCTCCAGGAGTTCCCATGCTGTTTGCCAAGCTGTTGCCACGCGAAGGCAATTTTTTCGAAATGTTCAACCAGCATGCGGACCGCATCGTCGAGGCGGCCCGGGCCTTCTCGCAACTGGTGGCCAACTACAGCGACCCGCACCTGCGCGACAAATACAACCAGGATGTGGACAACGCCGAGCGTGCCGCCGACCGTGTGACGCACGAGGTGAACAAGGCCATCCACAAGACCTTCATCACCCCCATCGATCGCGAGCAGATCCACACGCTGATCAACACCATGGACGATGTGGCCGACCTCATCCAGGACTCGGCTGAAACCATGGCGCTGTACGACGTGCACCACATGACCGACGAGATCACGCGCCTGACCGATCTGAGCCTCAAGTGCTGCGAGCGACTGCGTGATGCCGTGAAGCTGCTCGACAAGATCGCAGACCCCGCCGTGGCCGAAGCCGCGCTCAAGACCTGCGAGGAGATCGACAAGCTCGAATCCGACGCCGACCGTGTCATGCGCAGCGCCATGAGCAAGCTGTTTCGCGAAGAGCCCGATGTGCGCGAAGTCATCAAGCTCAAGGCCATTTACGAGCTGCTGGAAACCATCACCGACAAGTGCGAAGACGTGGCCAACTGCATCGAGGGCATCGTCCTCGAGAACTCCTGATTCGTCGGATAAAGCATGGAAACCGTACAAACGACCCTGTGGGTTGTGGTTCTGCTTGTGGCGCTGGCGATCCTGTTCGACTTCATGAACGGGTTTCACGATGCCGCCAACTCGATTGCCACTGTTGTCTCCACCGGTGTACTTAAGCCCGCTCAGGCGGTGTTATTTGCCGCCTTTTTCAACTGTGTGGCCATTTGGGTGTTTCACCTGAGTGTGGCTGCCACCGTGGGCAAGGGCATTGTTCAGCCGGGGGTGGTGGACACCCATGTGGTGTTTGGCGCCCTGGTGGGCGCCATCACCTGGAACGTGATTACCTGGTACTACGGCATTCCCAGCAGTTCATCGCACGCACTGATTGGCGGCATTGTCGGTGCCGTGATCGCCAAGGCGGGCGCCGGGGCACTCATCTCGGGTGGCATTCTGAAAACGGTGGCCTTCATTTTCGTCTCGCCGTTGCTGGGTTTTGCGCTGGGCTCGCTCATGATGGTGGTGGTCGCGTGGGTCTTCCGGCGAATGCGACCCAGCAAGGTGGACAAGTGGTTCAGGCGGCTTCAGTTGATATCCGCGGGGGCCTACAGCCTGGGCCACGGTGGCAATGATGCGCAGAAAACCATCGGCATTATCTGGCTGCTGCTGATTGCCACGGGGTATTCGTCATCGTCTGACGCGTCGCCTCCCACCTGGGTCATTGCAAGTTGTTATCTTGCGATTGGCATGGGGACCATGTTTGGGGGCTGGCGCATCGTGAAGACCATGGGCCAGAAGATCACCAAGCTCAAACCGGTCGGGGGCTTTTGCGCCGAGACGGGGGGGGCGTTGACCTTGTTTCTGGCCACCGCGCTGGGGATTCCGGTTTCCACCACACACACCATTACCGGCGCCATTGTGGGCGTGGGATCGGTACAGCGCGCCAGCGCGGTGCGCTGGGGTGTGGCTGGCAACATCATCTGGGCGTGGGTTCTGACCATCCCGGCCAGCGCATTTGTTGCTGCGGTTGCCTATTGGGTCAGCCTGCAGATCTTTTGATGATCCGCAGTGGCTGGTGATGCGCTGCTGGAGAAAACCAAACCCCCACCAAACGCCCCTGCAGACCGAAGTCTGTAGGGGCGTTTGGGTTTATGGCACTCGATACATGGGGTGCTTACTGCGAGATCTTGCGTGCTTCTTCGATCTGGTATTCAAAGTAGCGCTGAAAGCTGAACGCCAGGCTTGCCATCAGCACGGCCGTGCCGACCATGAGAGACACCACAATGGCCCCGATGGTGATCCATTGCGTCCTGCCCGGTTGGGCATCTGGTGCGGCGGTGGGGTTGAAGCGCGCATTCCATACCTCTGGCGTCATCAGCGCGTAAAGGATGGCGCGCAGCGCGCACGCCGCGATCGTGAATCCCAGCAGGGGTATCAGCACCCAGCTGTAATGATCATCCTGTCCGAGTTCCTGCACCCGCTGGATGCCATAGATTCCCAGCGCGGTTGGGATAGGCAACAACCAGCCCAGCATGTCGCCGAAGCCGTGCAGATAAAAGCGATGCAGGCCCAGCGGCCCGCCAAAAAAAGTGAGCCATGCCGCGACAGTTTTGTTTTTCATGCCCCGATTATGGCGAGCGCGGGTTCCGCGCCGCCTTATTCGGGTGATGTGGTGTCGCCAGCGCCGATGGTCTTTTCCATGAGCACGATGTCGCGCCAGGCGCCAAATTTCCAGCCCACGGATCGCATGATGCCGACGTCGGTAAAGCCCAGCGCCCGGTGCACTCCGATCGAGCCGGCATTGGCCGAGTCGCCAATGACCGCCAGCAGCTTGCGGACACCGGCCGCCTGCGCCTGAACCGCCAGTTCGGCCAGCAGCTTGCGGCCTAGGCCCATCCCTCGGGCCTGGTCCGCGACATAAATCGAGTCTTCCGCAGAGAAGCGGTAGGCCGGACGTGGTTTGAACCAGTTGGCATAGGCAAAACCGAGCACCTGGCCGTCTTTTTCGGCCACAAGCCATGGCAAACCACGGGCCAGCACGTCGGCGCGGCGGCCCGCCATGTCGGTTTCGGACGGGGGATCGATTTCGAAAGTGCCGGTGCCGTGCAGCACATGGTGTTGGTAAATGGCCGTGATGGCTGGGATATCGCTGTCGATGCTGGGGCGGATGGTGGGCATTTTGAAGAAAGAGATATACTCGCGGGCTTTGCAGCGTGTCGCTGGCCGGGTGGCCATGTCGCGTGTCTCAAGCGTTGCGAATATGGTTGCGAACACTGTGGCTCAAGGCAAATGTTGCCGGAGTTCACCACCCGAAGGATAAATCATGGTCGTCATTCGACTCTCTCGCGGCGGCTCCAAGGGCCGTCCTTTCTTCAATATCGTTGTTGCTGACAAGCGCGTGCGCCGTGATGGCCGCTTTATCGAGCGTATTGGCTTCTACAACCCCACTGCCAAGGAAACCGAAGAGGGCCTGCGCATCGTGCAAGACCGTCTGGCTTACTGGGTGGGTGTGGGCGCACAAACTTCGCCTACCGTGGACCGCCTGATCAAGCAAGCTGCCAAGAAGGCTGCTTAAAGCTCCCTGAAAAGGGCGGGTTTCGTCGGCTTGCCGCACGAAACCCGCCCTTTTCCTATTCTGGATTCACACCATGGTCACTACCCTGTCCCTAGAGCCCACACAACTGCCAGCCGATGCCGTCGAGGTGGGGCGTATTGCTGACGCCTGGGGTATCAAGGGCTGGTTCAAGGTGTTGTCCCACAGCAGCAACCCTGCGGCGCTGTTTTCGGCGAAGCAGTGGTATCTGCAGCCGTCCGAACGTGGCGCCAAAACGTTTGCCGGAACAGTGCTCTTGCCTATTCGGCAGGCCAAGGAACATTCCGACACCGTGGTGGCCTGGGCGCAAGGCATCGATGACCGCGATGCGGCCGAGGCGCTGCGCGGCGCCCGCATTTTTGTGCCGCGGTCGAGTTTCCCGTCCACCACCGGCGACGACGAGTATTACTGGGTCGATCTGATCGGCCTGGAGGTCGTCAACCGCGAAGGTGTGGCGCTGGGGCTGGTGCAGGATTTGATGTCCACAGGCCCGCAGACGGTGCTTGTGTTGGCCTATGAGCAAGACGGCAAGGCGCAAGAGCGCATGATTCCTTTTGTGTCGGCTTTTGTCGATAAGGTCGACCTGCCCGGCAAACGCATTACGGTCGACTGGCAGCCTGACTATTGATGTATTGAGGGGGCATTGCTTCAATGCAGCCGCGCACCATGCGCTTTGACATCATCACCCTGTTTCCCGAACTGTTTGCGCCGTTTCTAGCGAGTGGTGTGACCCGCCGTGCCTACGCGGGTGGCCAGGTCGATGTGCGCCTTTGGAATCCGCGTGACCATGCCGAGGGCAACTACCGCCGTGTCGATGACCGCCCCTTCGGAGGTGGCCCCGGCATGGTGATGATGGCGGAACCACTGCTGCGTTGCCTTGCCGCCATCCGCACCGAACGCAATGAGCCCGACGGTGAAAAGGCCCCCTTGGTTCTTTTTTCACCCATTGGCGAAGCACTGAACCACGCTGGCGTCGAACGCTGGTCGGCGAGCGCTGGCGCTGTGCTGCTTTGCGGGCGCTACGAAGGCATTGACCAGCGTTTTATCGACGCATATGTCGATCGGCAGGTGAGTCTGGGTGATTTTGTGCTCTCAGGAGGCGAAATCGCCGCCATGGCGTTGCTCGATGCCGTGGCCCGCCTGCAGCCGGGCGTGCTGAACGACGAGGGCAGCCATCAGCTCGACAGTTTCAACCCCGCACTGGACGGCTTGCTCGACTGCCCGCACTACACAAGGCCGGAGGTGTGGGCGCAACAACACGTGCCTGCCGCGCTGATGTCGGGCCACCATACGCAGATTGAGCGCTGGCGGCGTGATCAGCGTCTGGCCATCACGGCCCGGCACAGGCCTGATCTGATTGACGCGGCACGCAAGGCCGGGCGCCTGACGCCCGCAGACGAAGCGGTATTGGTGAAGATTGGCTGAATTGCTATAATCAAAGGCTTTTCGATCCTCTGGCCGGCCGTTTTGACTGGGATTTCTCCCGCAAAACATTGAGACGTCAATCCCGACGCTGCCACTTTTGGCGCGGACATGATCGTTGGATGTGAAAAATGAACCTGATCCAGACCCTGGAAGCGGAAGAAATTGCCCGCTTGAACAAGACCATCCCCGAATTCGCCCCTGGTGACACTGTCATCGTGAGCGTGAATGTGGTGGAAGGTACCCGCAAGCGCGTGCAGGCCTACGAAGGTGTGGTGATTGCCAAGCGCAATCGCGGCCTGAACAGCGGCTTCACCGTGCGCAAGATCTCCAGTGGCGAAGGCGTGGAACGTACGTTTCAGACCTACAGCCCACTGATCGCCAAGATCGAAGTCAAGCGCCGTGGTGACGTGCGCCGTGCCAAGCTGTACTACCTGCGCGAGCGCAGCGGCAAGTCGGCACGTATCAAGGAAAAGCTGCCTTCGCGCGTCAAGGTTGCCGCCACCGCCGCATAAGGCGAGGGATTCATCCTTGAAAGCCGCTACAGCGTTCGCCTGTAGCGGCTTTTTGTTTTTCTGGCCCTTTAAAGCGCTCTGAGGTTGCGTTACGTGAACCGTCCTTCCACCTCCTCTGTCTCGTCTGTCATTGCTCCCCTGTCGAGCCTGCCTGATTTTGACCCCCGTCTTGTGCCCGTGGTGGGCGTGGACGCTCATTTGCCTGCCGTATCGGGTGATCGGCAGACGCCCCAGTCGCTGCGTGCTCGCTTCGCCCAACCGCCCCGTTGGGAGCCCGAGGTGGTGCTGGAAAAGAAATTTATGAACCGTGAGCCGGCGCATGCCTCTGTGTTGCTGGCCGTCGTCATGCGGGAGCAGCCTATGGTGTTGCTCACGGAGCGCACGGCGCACCTGTCCACCCATTCGGGGCAGGTGGCGTTTCCGGGCGGCCGGGCTGATCCGGAAGACGCCACCCCTGCCGACACCGCCTTGCGAGAAGCTCAAGAGGAAGTGGGGCTTGCGCCGGAGTTCGTGGAGGTGCTGGGCAGCTTGGCTACCTATGTGACGGGGTCATCGTTCATCATCACACCGGTGGTGGCGCTGGTGAGGCCGGACTGCGTGCTCGCACCCAACCCCTATGAAGTGGCGGACATCTTCGAAGTGCCTCTGGCATTTTTGCTCGACCCTGCCAACCACCGGCGCCACGTCTTCGATCGGGACGGCGTGCACCGCGAATGGTTTTCGATGCCATACCAGGACGGCCCCAAGAACCATTTCATCTGGGGGGCTACGGCTGGCATGCTGCGCAACTTCTATCGTTTCATGCAGGCCTGACGACCGCAGATCCGGCACGCGGGGGCGTTAACCGCCAGTATCATTGCGCTCCATGAGCTTCTTCGCCATCCTGTTCGCTTTGCTGATAGAGCAGGCGCGCCCTCTGGCACGCAGCAACCCGATCCACGCGGGTTTGCGGGCGTGGGCTTTGTCTGTGAGTCGCAATTTCGATGCAGGAAAATCCCACCATGGCTGGGTGGCATGGTCTCTGGCGGTGCTGTTGCCCTCGCTGGTCACGCTGGCGATCCACTGGCTGCTTCTGTGGGGGTTGGGCTGGCCGTTTGCCGTGGTATGGAGCGTGGCCGTGCTGTATGTCACGCTGGGTTTCAGGCAGTTCAGCCACCATTTCACCGGTATTCGCGATGCACTGGAAGAAGGTGACGAAAACGCGGCGCGCGAGCGGCTTGCGCATTGGCAACAGGTGGATGTGGTGGCCTTGCCCCGCAGCGAAATCGTGCGCCATGTGATCGAGTATTCCGTGTTGGCGGCGCATCGGCACGTGTTTGGCGTGTTGGCCTGGTTTTCGGTGCTGGCGGCTCTGGGCCTTGGCCCCACCGGTGCGGTGTTGTATCGGCTGGCTGAGTTTGTCTCGCGGTACTGGCACCCCAAGGAGCGCGTCGGAGCCCCGGCCGCGAGCCCGTCGCTGCAGCGTGCGTCGGCATTGGCGTGGACAGGGATCGACTGGTTACCTGCGCGGCTGACGGCCTTGAGTTTTGCCGTGGTGGGCAGTTTTGAAGAGGCCATTGAGGGCTGGCGTTTTCATGCGCAGCGTTTCCCCAACGACAATGATGGGGTGGTGCTGGCCGCGACGGCCGGGGCCATCAACGTGCGCCTGGGGGGCGAGGCCTTGAAAGCGCGCACCAGCGTGAGCGCGCCTCAGGGCCTTGAGATCGATGCCGATATGGGTGACAGCGATGCCACCCCCGGCCGGGAGCCCGAGGTCGGTCACCTGCGCAGTGTGGTGGGGCTGGTGTGGCGCTCTGTGGTGGTCTGGATGCTGCTGCTGGCACTGCTGACCCTGGCCCGCCTGCTGGGCTGAATCGCACCGCCACCTGCCGCGCGCAGCGCTACGGACAACCGCCGGCATTTCCCATTGCTCGAAACGCTCAGTGCATCGTGCGTCGCAGCCCTGCGAGCGTCCGCTGCGCAATGGCTTGTTCGCTCTTTGTTTCTCTTGCTTTTTGGCGCCTGTGCTCAATAGCGTGTATGGCGGAGCTCTTCGAATAAATCGCTATATATTTTGTAGCGTGTTGCGCTTATCCCACCTGCGTCAGGCCCCTTTTTGACGGCATCCAGCACGCCACAGCCGGGTTCGTGAAGGTGCGTGCAGTTGTAGAACTTGCAATCGGTCGCGTGTTCCGCAATGTCGGGCATGCAGGCGGCCAGCTGCATGGGGGCGATGTGGTACAGGCCAAATTCTTGAAAGCCTGGCGAGTCGATCAGTGCGGTGGTGCGTGCGGCATCCATCCAGTACCAATGGGTGCTGGTGGTGGTGTGTTTGCCCGAGTTCAGTGCCTGGGATATTTCACCGGTCAGCACCGTCGCACCGGGCACCAACAGATTGATCAATGTGCTCTTGCCTGAGCCGGAGGGGCCCAGCACCAGGGTAGTCTTGCCCGCAAGGTGTTTCATCAGCAGGGCACGATCCACGTCACTGGAGAGCGCCAGCGACAGCGGCAGCACGCCGTAGTGTTTGCCGGCACCCATGTGGCGGTAAGGTAGCAGACGCTCCCATGCCCGGGCAAACGGCTCGACCAGATCACTCTTGTTGAGCGCAATGATGGGCTGGATGCCCGCCGCCTCAGCGGCAATCAGAGCCCGTGAGAGCTGGCTTTCGGAAAACACGGGCTCGGCCGCGATCAGGATGAGTACCTGGTCCAGATTGGCGGCGAATGATTTGGTGCGGATCTCGTCCTGGCGATAGAACAGGTTGCGCCGCTCCAGCACCTTTTCGATCGTGCCTTCATCACCCTGGCCGGGTGGGGGCGCCTGCCACAGGACATGGTCGCCCACCACCGACTGGCTTTTTTTGCCGCGGGGGTGGCAGATGCGACGTTCGCCATCGGCGGTCTCTACCATGCAGTGGCGCCCGTGGCTGGCCACCACGGTGCCTTTCATGAGGGCGCTGCGTTCAGCCATGGTGTGCGTGATTCGTCATGCGGTTAGGCCACCAGGGCGTCGAACTGGGTGGCGCAGTCGAAATCCGTGGCAGAGATGCCGTTCACGTCGTGGGTGTTCAGCCGAACCACACAACGGTTGTAATGCACCGACAGATCGGGGTGGTGGTCCTGTGCGTTGGCAACAAACGCCACGGCATTCACGAACGAAATCGTTTCGTAGTAGTTGGCGAAGTGGTAGGTCTTTTCGATGGACAGGTTGGCGCCATCGCTACTCAGGCTCCAGCCTTCCAGTTTGGCCAGATTCGCTACGATTTCAGTAGCTGTCAGCGCACGTCGTATAAGCGCTGACCAGTCTTTTTTCTTCAACATGGTGGTCATGGGGTAGCAGATGAAAGCATGCGCGCCAACCGTTCGGTTGCGGGCGGATGCGAGTAGTAGAACTTCACGTACACGGGATCGGGCGTGAGGGTCGATGCATTGTCCTCATAAAGCTTGAGCAGTGCTGACGACAAGTCCGCCCCGCTGGCCTGGGACGTGGCATACGCATCCGCCTGAAACTCGTGGCGGCGCGACTGAAGTGAGAACAGGGGCGAGATGAAAAACGTGATCACGGGCACCACCAGCATGAACAGCAGCAGCGCCAGCGCGTCGTTCGGGGCGGCCGCCATGGCGGGGTCCAACGAGATGTTGGGCCGTACACCCAGGCCCGTGTAGAACCACACTTGTGTAGACACCCAACCCAGCAGCGCGAACCCCAGCAGGCTCATGGCGAACATGATCACGATGCGCTGGAGGATATGGCGGTGTTTGAAGTGGCCGAGCTCATGCGCCAGCACGGCCTCCACTTCCCCGGTTGCCAGCTGGCGCAACAAGGTGTCGTAAAAAACCACACGTTTGGCGGCACCAAAACCGGTGAAATAGGCGTTGGCATGCGCGCTGCGACGGCTGCCATCCATCACGAACAATCCCTTGGCCGCAAAGCCGCAGCGCTGCATCAGTGCGGTGACCCGGGCTTTCAGCGACTCATCTTCCAGGGGCTGGAACTTGTTGAACAGAGGGGCAATGAAGGTGGGGTAAACCACCATCAGCAGCAGGTTGAACCCCATCCAGAAGCACCAGGTCCACAGCCACCACAGAGGTCCGGCCGCGCCCATCAGCCACAGGATCAGTGCGGCGACGGGCAGACCGATCATCGTCCCTACCAGCAGACCCTTGAGCGCATCCACCAGCCAAAGGCGCAGCGTCATCTTGTTAAAGCCAAAACGCTGTTCGACCACAAAGGTCTGGTAAAGCGATAGGGGCAAGTCAATGAGGCCGCTGATGGCGGCAAAGCCTGCCAGCAGTGCCAACTGCTGCCACATGCCCCCCCCGCCGAACCCGCCCAGCAGTGCCTGGTTCAGCATGTCCAGGCCGCCGAGCAATGTCCAGCCCAGCAGAACCACACAACCCAGCGCCATCTCCAGCATCCCCAGGCGTGCCTTGGTGATGGTGTAGTCCGCTGCCTTTTGGTGGGCGGCCAAGGTGATGCGCTCTGCAAAGGGCGCTGGCACTGCATCCCGGTGCCGGGCCACATACCGGATCTGGCGTGTGGCGAGCCAGAATTTGATGGCCAGGCCTGTGAGCAGCGCCACGGCAAAGGCCAGCGTGAGCACCGTGGAAGGAGAAAGGTCGTCGAAGGGTGGCAGCATGTGCGGGGAGTGTAGGGCGTGTTCTTCCTATTGTCGCAACCCTGAACGCTGGCGGGGAAGGCCCTGCTCATGGGCGACAATGCGTGCCATGTCTGAAGCCTTGAACCCCGCACCTGCCTCGCTTGCCAAATCCGACCAAAACCTTGTCTGGCTCGATTGTGAAATGACCGGCCTGGACCCCGAGGCAGAGCGCTTGCTCGAGATTGCCGTGGTCGTTACCGGCCCCAACCTGGAGCCGCGCATCGAAGGCCCGGTGTTTGTCATTCACCAGTCCGATGAACTGTTGAACAAGATGGATGCCTGGAACAAGGGGACCCACGGGCGCAGCGGATTGATCGAAAAAGTAAAAACTTCTACGGTGACCGAAGAAGACGCCGAGCGGCAGATCATTGAGTTCCTCAGCCGCTATGTGCCAAAGGGGGTTGTGCCCATGTGTGGCAACAGCATCGGACAGGACCGGCGGTTTCTGGTGCGGTACATGCCCAAGCTGGAGCGGTTCTTTCACTATCGCAATGTCGACGTGAGCACCCTCAAGGAGTTGGCCAAGCGCTGGAAACCTGCGGCTTACACGAGCTTCAAGAAAGCCCAGAAACACACGGCGCTCGCCGATGT
It contains:
- a CDS encoding M48 family metallopeptidase; this translates as MLPPFDDLSPSTVLTLAFAVALLTGLAIKFWLATRQIRYVARHRDAVPAPFAERITLAAHQKAADYTITKARLGMLEMALGCVVLLGWTLLGGLDMLNQALLGGFGGGGMWQQLALLAGFAAISGLIDLPLSLYQTFVVEQRFGFNKMTLRLWLVDALKGLLVGTMIGLPVAALILWLMGAAGPLWWLWTWCFWMGFNLLLMVVYPTFIAPLFNKFQPLEDESLKARVTALMQRCGFAAKGLFVMDGSRRSAHANAYFTGFGAAKRVVFYDTLLRQLATGEVEAVLAHELGHFKHRHILQRIVIMFAMSLLGFALLGWVSTQVWFYTGLGVRPNISLDPAMAAAPNDALALLLFMLVVPVITFFISPLFSLQSRRHEFQADAYATSQASGADLSSALLKLYEDNASTLTPDPVYVKFYYSHPPATERLARMLSSATP
- the rimM gene encoding ribosome maturation factor RimM (Essential for efficient processing of 16S rRNA), with protein sequence MVTTLSLEPTQLPADAVEVGRIADAWGIKGWFKVLSHSSNPAALFSAKQWYLQPSERGAKTFAGTVLLPIRQAKEHSDTVVAWAQGIDDRDAAEALRGARIFVPRSSFPSTTGDDEYYWVDLIGLEVVNREGVALGLVQDLMSTGPQTVLVLAYEQDGKAQERMIPFVSAFVDKVDLPGKRITVDWQPDY
- the rsgA gene encoding ribosome small subunit-dependent GTPase A, with the protein product MAERSALMKGTVVASHGRHCMVETADGERRICHPRGKKSQSVVGDHVLWQAPPPGQGDEGTIEKVLERRNLFYRQDEIRTKSFAANLDQVLILIAAEPVFSESQLSRALIAAEAAGIQPIIALNKSDLVEPFARAWERLLPYRHMGAGKHYGVLPLSLALSSDVDRALLMKHLAGKTTLVLGPSGSGKSTLINLLVPGATVLTGEISQALNSGKHTTTSTHWYWMDAARTTALIDSPGFQEFGLYHIAPMQLAACMPDIAEHATDCKFYNCTHLHEPGCGVLDAVKKGPDAGGISATRYKIYSDLFEELRHTRY
- the rplS gene encoding 50S ribosomal protein L19, which encodes MNLIQTLEAEEIARLNKTIPEFAPGDTVIVSVNVVEGTRKRVQAYEGVVIAKRNRGLNSGFTVRKISSGEGVERTFQTYSPLIAKIEVKRRGDVRRAKLYYLRERSGKSARIKEKLPSRVKVAATAA
- a CDS encoding 4a-hydroxytetrahydrobiopterin dehydratase — translated: MTTMLKKKDWSALIRRALTATEIVANLAKLEGWSLSSDGANLSIEKTYHFANYYETISFVNAVAFVANAQDHHPDLSVHYNRCVVRLNTHDVNGISATDFDCATQFDALVA
- the trmD gene encoding tRNA (guanosine(37)-N1)-methyltransferase TrmD, producing MRFDIITLFPELFAPFLASGVTRRAYAGGQVDVRLWNPRDHAEGNYRRVDDRPFGGGPGMVMMAEPLLRCLAAIRTERNEPDGEKAPLVLFSPIGEALNHAGVERWSASAGAVLLCGRYEGIDQRFIDAYVDRQVSLGDFVLSGGEIAAMALLDAVARLQPGVLNDEGSHQLDSFNPALDGLLDCPHYTRPEVWAQQHVPAALMSGHHTQIERWRRDQRLAITARHRPDLIDAARKAGRLTPADEAVLVKIG
- a CDS encoding CobD/CbiB family protein encodes the protein MSFFAILFALLIEQARPLARSNPIHAGLRAWALSVSRNFDAGKSHHGWVAWSLAVLLPSLVTLAIHWLLLWGLGWPFAVVWSVAVLYVTLGFRQFSHHFTGIRDALEEGDENAARERLAHWQQVDVVALPRSEIVRHVIEYSVLAAHRHVFGVLAWFSVLAALGLGPTGAVLYRLAEFVSRYWHPKERVGAPAASPSLQRASALAWTGIDWLPARLTALSFAVVGSFEEAIEGWRFHAQRFPNDNDGVVLAATAGAINVRLGGEALKARTSVSAPQGLEIDADMGDSDATPGREPEVGHLRSVVGLVWRSVVVWMLLLALLTLARLLG
- a CDS encoding CoA pyrophosphatase, which produces MNRPSTSSVSSVIAPLSSLPDFDPRLVPVVGVDAHLPAVSGDRQTPQSLRARFAQPPRWEPEVVLEKKFMNREPAHASVLLAVVMREQPMVLLTERTAHLSTHSGQVAFPGGRADPEDATPADTALREAQEEVGLAPEFVEVLGSLATYVTGSSFIITPVVALVRPDCVLAPNPYEVADIFEVPLAFLLDPANHRRHVFDRDGVHREWFSMPYQDGPKNHFIWGATAGMLRNFYRFMQA